The following are from one region of the Actinoplanes sp. L3-i22 genome:
- a CDS encoding alpha-L-arabinofuranosidase C-terminal domain-containing protein, with translation MPRSTKRLAGLAVVLVTLPLAVAPPVSAAAVEPDYTIKVSPRADGAALSKQQYGVFFEDINYAADGGLYAELVRNRSFEFNATDATGYTGLTAWTATGSATVVNDDQRLNDRNRNYLALNGSVTNAGYNSGIATKKGDIYDFSIWARGDAAVTITLTGAAPLTIAATGDAWKKYTGVLKATTTTDKGRLSVASSTPVKIDEVSLFPRDTYQGRKNGLRDDLAEKIAALKPGFVRFPGGCLVNTGSMYSYDAANNYPRARAYQWKDTVGPVETRATNKNFWGYNQSYGLGYYEYFQFAEDIGAMPLPVLPALVTGCGQNRATVDDALLQRHVQDALDLIEFANGPVTSTWGKVRAQMGHPKPFGLTTVAVGNEENLPEQYWANFLKFEAAIKAKYPDFTVVSNSGPDDQGATFDNLWAKNKANGTDLVDEHYYNSPSWFLQNNARYDAYDRNGPKVFLGEYASLDAKFANSLAEAAYMTGLERNADVVKMASYAPLLANIDNVQWKPDMIWFDNDESWGSTSYQTQKLFMNNVGDRVVPSTVSGGGVVLPKPITGAIGLSTWRTAATYDDVKVTRPDGTTIFADDFNDGNADGWTAVQPRGNWTVSNGGYAQTTTDTEDTMVKAATITDTDYDYTLKATKQAGAEGFLVAFGIQDTGNFYWWNLGGWNNTQGAVEKGITSAKEQILTKPNTINTGQTYDLKVSVRGTKVTLYLDGAEWGSFDDNAVTEPFAQVVTTDAKTGELIVKVVNAKDTAAVTKIDLGGRKVAGTAKMTVLAGDPGEQNTRTAEPILPVTSTIKGVSASFTREFPANSITFLRIRTR, from the coding sequence ATGCCCCGATCCACAAAGCGCCTGGCCGGCCTCGCCGTCGTCCTGGTCACCCTGCCGCTGGCGGTCGCGCCGCCGGTCTCGGCCGCCGCGGTCGAGCCGGACTACACGATCAAGGTCAGCCCGAGAGCGGACGGCGCCGCGCTGTCCAAGCAGCAGTACGGCGTCTTCTTCGAGGACATCAACTACGCGGCCGACGGCGGGCTCTACGCCGAGCTGGTCCGCAACCGCTCGTTCGAGTTCAACGCGACCGACGCGACCGGCTACACCGGCCTGACCGCCTGGACCGCCACCGGCAGCGCCACCGTGGTGAACGACGACCAGCGGCTCAACGACCGCAACCGCAACTACCTGGCGCTGAACGGCAGCGTCACCAACGCCGGCTACAACAGCGGCATCGCCACGAAAAAAGGCGACATTTACGATTTCTCAATCTGGGCCCGCGGAGACGCCGCGGTCACAATAACGCTGACCGGCGCCGCGCCACTCACGATCGCCGCCACCGGTGACGCCTGGAAGAAGTACACCGGCGTCCTCAAAGCGACCACCACCACCGACAAGGGCCGGCTGAGCGTAGCCAGCAGCACCCCGGTGAAGATCGACGAGGTCTCGCTGTTCCCCCGCGACACCTACCAGGGCCGGAAGAACGGCCTGCGCGACGACCTGGCCGAGAAGATCGCCGCGTTGAAGCCGGGCTTCGTCCGCTTCCCCGGCGGCTGCCTGGTCAACACCGGCAGCATGTACTCCTACGACGCGGCGAACAACTACCCGCGCGCCCGGGCGTACCAGTGGAAGGACACCGTCGGGCCGGTCGAGACCCGCGCGACGAACAAGAACTTCTGGGGCTACAACCAGTCCTACGGCCTGGGCTACTACGAGTACTTCCAGTTCGCCGAGGACATCGGCGCGATGCCGCTGCCGGTGCTGCCCGCGCTGGTCACCGGCTGTGGGCAGAACCGGGCCACGGTGGACGACGCGCTGCTGCAGCGGCACGTCCAGGACGCGCTCGACCTGATCGAGTTCGCGAACGGGCCGGTCACCTCGACCTGGGGCAAGGTGCGCGCGCAGATGGGCCACCCCAAGCCGTTCGGGCTGACCACGGTCGCGGTCGGCAACGAGGAAAACCTGCCCGAGCAGTACTGGGCGAACTTCCTCAAGTTCGAGGCCGCGATCAAGGCGAAGTACCCGGACTTCACGGTGGTCAGCAACTCCGGCCCGGACGACCAGGGCGCCACGTTCGACAACCTCTGGGCCAAGAACAAGGCCAACGGCACGGACCTGGTGGACGAGCACTACTACAACAGCCCGTCCTGGTTCCTGCAGAACAACGCGCGGTACGACGCGTACGACAGAAATGGTCCGAAGGTCTTCCTCGGCGAATATGCCTCGCTGGACGCCAAGTTCGCCAACTCGCTGGCCGAGGCCGCCTACATGACCGGCCTGGAGCGCAACGCCGACGTGGTGAAGATGGCGTCCTACGCACCGCTGCTCGCCAACATCGACAACGTCCAGTGGAAGCCGGACATGATCTGGTTCGACAACGACGAGTCGTGGGGTTCGACCAGCTACCAGACGCAGAAGCTGTTCATGAACAACGTCGGCGACCGGGTCGTGCCGAGCACGGTCAGCGGCGGCGGCGTGGTGCTGCCGAAACCGATCACCGGCGCGATCGGCCTGTCCACCTGGCGGACCGCGGCCACCTACGACGACGTCAAGGTGACCCGGCCGGACGGCACGACGATCTTCGCCGACGACTTCAACGACGGGAACGCCGACGGCTGGACCGCGGTGCAGCCGCGCGGCAACTGGACGGTGAGCAACGGCGGGTACGCCCAGACGACCACGGACACCGAGGACACCATGGTCAAGGCGGCGACGATCACCGACACCGACTACGACTACACGCTCAAGGCGACCAAGCAGGCCGGCGCCGAGGGCTTCCTGGTCGCGTTCGGCATCCAGGACACCGGCAACTTCTACTGGTGGAACCTGGGCGGCTGGAACAACACCCAGGGTGCGGTCGAGAAGGGGATCACCTCCGCCAAGGAGCAGATCCTGACCAAACCCAACACGATCAACACCGGTCAGACGTACGACCTGAAGGTCTCCGTCCGCGGCACCAAGGTCACCCTGTACCTGGACGGCGCCGAGTGGGGCAGCTTCGACGACAACGCGGTGACCGAGCCGTTCGCCCAGGTCGTGACGACCGACGCGAAGACCGGCGAGCTGATCGTCAAGGTGGTCAACGCCAAGGACACCGCCGCGGTCACGAAGATCGACCTCGGTGGCCGCAAGGTCGCGGGCACGGCCAAGATGACCGTCCTGGCCGGTGACCCGGGCGAGCAGAACACCCGGACGGCCGAGCCGATCCTGCCGGTGACCAGCACGATCAAGGGCGTCTCGGCGAGCTTCACCCGCGAGTTCCCGGCGAACTCGATCACCTTCCTGCGCATCCGGACCCGATGA
- a CDS encoding glycoside hydrolase family 43 protein: MNRRTLLTGSAALGTLAVVLPAGAEGAPHADPVRSDAEIYGVPTTQPLISQRADPFISRRYDGKYYFTGSVPAYDKIILRSSDTIAGLTDAAETTIWTRPSSGKMGGFVWAPEIHRIGGKWYVYFTNSDANDIWHIRPFVLESALDDPMDPAGWTVKGEIALEWDSFALDATVFSHRGKQYLLWAQSEPEIVANSSVYIAELANPWTLKSKPTRLTTPTKSWEIQGYRVNEGPAVIIRNGRVFLTYSASATDANYCMGLLTADAHADLLDRASWVKSPDPIFVSNDDTRRWGPGHNSFTVAEDGVTDVLVYHARDYKQITGDPLYDPNRHTRVQKLYWHPDGTPLFGVPVGDGGPIVRLSPGGDTFVHHAGTAVQVAPAPRDLGATQFRFTGDGLIQSVDKPALFVRIDGTSVTLDATGTPVRRVPARGGVTIRTVADPAVYLRVSAGVVTTGTTGTVFRQS; encoded by the coding sequence ATGAATCGTCGGACCCTACTGACCGGCAGCGCCGCCCTCGGCACGCTCGCCGTCGTCCTGCCCGCCGGCGCCGAGGGCGCCCCGCACGCCGACCCGGTGCGCAGCGACGCCGAGATCTACGGCGTCCCGACCACCCAGCCGCTGATCAGCCAGCGGGCCGACCCGTTCATCAGCCGGCGGTACGACGGGAAGTACTACTTCACCGGGTCGGTCCCCGCCTACGACAAGATCATCTTGCGGTCGTCGGACACGATCGCCGGACTCACCGACGCCGCCGAGACGACCATCTGGACCCGGCCGTCGAGCGGGAAGATGGGCGGTTTCGTCTGGGCGCCGGAGATCCACCGGATCGGCGGCAAGTGGTACGTCTACTTCACCAACAGCGACGCGAACGACATCTGGCACATCCGCCCGTTCGTCCTCGAATCAGCTCTCGACGATCCGATGGATCCGGCCGGCTGGACCGTCAAGGGCGAGATCGCCCTGGAGTGGGACAGCTTCGCGCTGGACGCCACGGTGTTCAGCCACCGCGGGAAGCAGTACCTGCTGTGGGCGCAGAGCGAGCCGGAGATCGTGGCGAACTCCAGCGTCTACATCGCCGAACTGGCCAACCCGTGGACGCTGAAGAGCAAGCCGACCCGGCTCACCACGCCCACCAAGAGCTGGGAGATCCAGGGCTACCGGGTGAACGAGGGACCGGCGGTCATCATCCGGAACGGGCGGGTGTTCCTGACCTACTCGGCCAGCGCGACCGACGCGAACTACTGCATGGGCCTGCTCACCGCGGACGCCCACGCCGACCTGCTGGACCGGGCCAGCTGGGTGAAGAGCCCGGACCCGATCTTCGTCAGCAACGACGACACCAGGCGCTGGGGTCCCGGGCACAACTCGTTCACGGTGGCCGAGGACGGGGTGACCGACGTGCTGGTCTACCACGCCCGCGACTACAAGCAGATCACCGGCGACCCGCTGTACGACCCGAACCGGCACACCCGGGTGCAGAAGCTCTACTGGCACCCGGACGGGACGCCGCTGTTCGGCGTGCCGGTCGGGGACGGCGGGCCGATCGTCCGGCTCTCGCCCGGCGGCGACACGTTCGTGCACCACGCGGGGACCGCCGTCCAGGTCGCCCCGGCGCCGCGTGACCTGGGCGCGACCCAGTTCCGGTTCACCGGCGACGGGCTGATCCAGTCCGTCGACAAGCCGGCGCTGTTCGTCCGGATCGACGGCACCTCGGTGACGCTGGACGCCACCGGCACGCCGGTCCGCCGGGTCCCGGCCCGGGGTGGCGTGACCATCCGTACCGTCGCCGACCCGGCCGTCTACCTGCGGGTTTCCGCCGGCGTGGTGACGACCGGCACGACCGGTACGGTGTTCCGGCAGAGCTAA
- a CDS encoding PAS domain-containing protein — MFTAPEISEQPVADGRSRAVDASSLAYVQVDRTGLIRDWNPAAERLFGWPRAEVLGRSLADTIVPASLRSGHNAGFARRVAIGDGPDMGHRFEVPAVHRDGAELNISMTLDSIGPEGFCAFISDQTDMHQAKQELQRSNQLINAILQHTTAVISAKDLDGRYLFVNGEYERVFQVSAADMAGRGEEDVMPAAVAAGSRAHDVEVTETGDAKTVLELLPFGDEIREYVVTRVPLADPDGSVYGVCTIAIDDTARRRTEAALAAGEERFRSTVNNAPGMLYQFRVDAEGARFTFVSDACRDIYGVEPSEVTSAAGEIVDRIAEDERDAYLASVRHSAETLEPWEWQGTIIRRDGGRRLLHGMARPHRGPDGATVWDGILLDRTHGGNL; from the coding sequence GTGTTCACCGCCCCTGAGATCAGCGAGCAGCCGGTGGCCGACGGCCGTTCCCGGGCCGTCGACGCGAGTTCGCTGGCGTACGTGCAGGTCGACCGGACCGGCCTGATCCGGGACTGGAATCCGGCCGCGGAACGGCTGTTCGGCTGGCCGCGCGCCGAGGTGCTCGGCCGCTCGCTGGCGGACACCATCGTCCCGGCTTCGCTGCGCTCCGGGCACAACGCCGGGTTCGCGCGCCGGGTCGCGATCGGGGACGGGCCGGACATGGGCCACCGCTTCGAGGTGCCGGCCGTGCACCGCGACGGCGCCGAGCTGAACATCTCGATGACCCTCGACTCGATCGGGCCCGAGGGCTTCTGCGCGTTCATCTCCGACCAGACCGACATGCATCAGGCCAAGCAGGAGTTGCAGCGCAGCAACCAGCTGATCAACGCGATCCTGCAGCACACCACCGCGGTCATCTCGGCCAAGGACCTGGACGGGCGCTACCTGTTCGTCAACGGCGAGTACGAGCGGGTCTTCCAGGTCAGCGCCGCCGACATGGCCGGCCGCGGCGAGGAGGACGTGATGCCGGCCGCGGTCGCCGCCGGCAGCCGCGCCCACGACGTCGAGGTCACCGAGACCGGCGACGCCAAGACCGTCCTGGAGCTGTTGCCGTTCGGCGACGAGATCCGGGAGTACGTGGTCACCCGCGTCCCGCTGGCCGACCCGGACGGCTCGGTCTACGGCGTGTGCACGATCGCGATCGACGACACCGCCCGGCGGCGCACCGAGGCCGCCCTGGCCGCCGGCGAGGAACGCTTCCGCAGCACCGTCAACAACGCGCCCGGGATGCTCTACCAGTTCCGGGTCGACGCCGAGGGCGCCCGGTTCACCTTCGTCTCGGACGCCTGCCGGGACATCTACGGTGTGGAGCCGTCCGAGGTCACCTCGGCCGCCGGGGAGATCGTGGACCGGATCGCCGAGGACGAGCGGGACGCCTACCTCGCCTCGGTCCGGCACTCCGCGGAGACCCTGGAACCGTGGGAATGGCAGGGCACGATCATCCGCCGGGACGGGGGCCGGCGCCTGCTGCACGGCATGGCCCGCCCGCACCGCGGGCCGGACGGGGCGACCGTGTGGGACGGGATCCTGCTCGACCGGACCCACGGCGGGAACCTGTGA
- a CDS encoding bifunctional diguanylate cyclase/phosphodiesterase, giving the protein MSAPRLPRKLGELAVPTAPLPLDTPVHDVEAALRRGGHTPGVIVVTATGPVLLTPARLDTIATAPVGVRRTVADLSLAASLILPADTDIDVAAEAALARPGAAREEPVLVRWPDGRCGIAPIMDLLAAMAGRYAKLSRTDQLTGLPNRGLIAAEGRRRLESGNLIAVLHLGLDQFQDANDVLGHHGADALLHRVAVALTAAHGAGNLAARLDGDQFLVLLSELPGGHTPQSMGRQLAAGIRGPHQIDGLPIGVEVSIGITPADHHDFAVLQRRAAAAMRRAKQERTGVVEWTPGLDTTQRVDLRQLTELRTGLKSGHLRLHYQPLHDAVTREMNGVEALVRWQHPQRGLLPPGVFLPDAERSDVILELTDWVLAEALHQAAVWRRAGHHVPVSVNLPASYLAQARAIPTILTMLGLEQVPAELLTVEITETAVLTRPDEVAAQLAELRLRGVRVAIDDFGTGYTSLGLLPRLPIDELKIDRSFVVQMHESPAHATIIDSVIAIAKSLGMKVVAEGVEDEPTAADLARAGVDLLQGYHLNRPTPPEAIPLASAPPLLTAV; this is encoded by the coding sequence GTGAGCGCGCCCCGTCTGCCCCGCAAGCTGGGCGAGCTCGCCGTGCCGACGGCGCCGCTGCCGCTCGACACCCCGGTCCACGACGTCGAGGCGGCGCTGCGCCGGGGCGGGCACACCCCGGGCGTGATCGTGGTGACCGCGACCGGTCCCGTGCTCCTCACCCCGGCCCGCCTGGACACGATCGCGACCGCGCCGGTCGGGGTACGCCGTACCGTCGCCGATCTTTCCCTGGCCGCCTCCCTGATCCTGCCCGCCGACACCGACATCGACGTGGCCGCCGAGGCGGCCCTGGCCCGGCCGGGCGCCGCACGCGAGGAGCCGGTCCTGGTCCGGTGGCCGGACGGCCGCTGCGGGATCGCCCCGATCATGGACCTGCTGGCCGCGATGGCCGGCCGGTACGCCAAGCTGTCCCGCACCGACCAGCTCACCGGCCTGCCCAACCGCGGCCTGATCGCCGCCGAGGGCCGGCGCCGGCTGGAGTCCGGGAACCTGATCGCCGTGCTGCACCTGGGTCTGGACCAGTTCCAGGACGCCAACGACGTGCTCGGCCACCACGGCGCGGACGCGCTGCTGCACCGGGTCGCGGTCGCGCTCACCGCCGCCCACGGCGCCGGCAACCTGGCCGCCCGGCTCGACGGCGACCAGTTCCTGGTGCTGCTCTCCGAGCTGCCCGGCGGGCACACCCCGCAGAGCATGGGCCGGCAGCTCGCGGCCGGCATCCGCGGCCCGCACCAGATCGACGGGCTGCCGATCGGCGTCGAGGTCAGCATCGGCATCACCCCGGCCGACCACCACGACTTCGCGGTGCTGCAGCGCCGCGCGGCCGCCGCGATGCGCCGCGCCAAGCAGGAACGCACCGGCGTGGTCGAGTGGACGCCCGGCCTGGACACCACCCAGCGGGTCGACCTGCGCCAGCTCACCGAGCTGCGGACCGGCCTGAAGAGCGGCCACCTGCGCCTGCACTACCAGCCGCTGCACGACGCGGTCACCCGCGAGATGAACGGCGTCGAGGCGCTGGTCCGCTGGCAGCACCCGCAGCGCGGACTGCTGCCGCCCGGCGTCTTCCTCCCCGACGCGGAACGCTCCGACGTCATCCTGGAGCTCACCGACTGGGTGCTGGCCGAGGCGCTGCACCAGGCCGCGGTCTGGCGGCGGGCCGGGCACCACGTGCCGGTCTCGGTCAACCTGCCGGCGTCCTACCTGGCCCAGGCCCGCGCGATCCCGACGATCCTGACCATGCTGGGGCTGGAACAGGTGCCCGCCGAGCTGCTCACCGTCGAGATCACCGAGACCGCGGTCCTGACCCGCCCGGACGAGGTCGCGGCCCAGCTCGCCGAGCTGCGGCTGCGCGGTGTCCGGGTGGCGATCGACGACTTCGGCACCGGCTACACGTCGCTGGGCCTGCTCCCCCGCCTGCCGATCGACGAGCTGAAGATCGACCGCTCGTTCGTCGTCCAGATGCACGAGTCCCCGGCCCACGCCACGATCATCGACTCGGTGATCGCGATCGCGAAGTCGCTCGGCATGAAGGTCGTCGCCGAGGGCGTCGAGGACGAGCCGACCGCGGCCGACCTGGCCCGGGCCGGCGTCGACCTGCTGCAGGGCTACCACCTCAACCGGCCCACCCCACCCGAGGCGATCCCGCTGGCGTCAGCTCCGCCGCTGCTCACGGCCGTCTAA
- a CDS encoding NAD(P)/FAD-dependent oxidoreductase, giving the protein MSSPPPDRNSGPPSTRILIIGAGFGGVAVANELLKAGFTDLTVLEKADRAGGVWRDNRYPGCACDIPAPLYSYSYAQNPAWSRRFPPQPEILAYLDACVDRFGLRDKIRFGTEVATAHWTGTHWQVTTTTGATLAADVLVPAVGQLSRPVIPRLPGDFDGPAMHTADWDASVPIEGRRVAVIGTGASAIQLVPAIAGVAAHVTVFQRSAPWTLPKPDRRYGRIRSGLYRSIPSAMGAARAGTWLMTVVTGLAVTGNRAAIALLRGVSRTQRRWQVRDPELRRKVTPDEPMGCKRVLFTNAWLPTLARPDVDLVTEKIIAVTPTGIRTADGVEHPVDVLVYGTGFAATEFLVPIKVTGRDGASLDTVWQDGAHAYLGMAVPGFPNMFLVYGPNTNTGNTSVVFFHESQARWITQAVRHLSQDQNPLEVRPETAAAYDDELQTRLAGSVWTACQSWYRTPSGRIVTNWPGMATEYRRRTARLRPADFRAASPE; this is encoded by the coding sequence ATGAGCAGCCCGCCTCCTGATCGAAATTCAGGCCCGCCGAGCACCCGGATCCTGATCATCGGGGCCGGCTTCGGCGGGGTCGCGGTCGCCAACGAGCTGCTCAAAGCCGGCTTCACCGACCTCACCGTCCTGGAGAAGGCGGACCGCGCCGGCGGCGTCTGGCGGGACAACCGCTACCCCGGCTGCGCCTGCGACATCCCGGCGCCGCTCTACTCCTACTCCTACGCCCAGAACCCGGCCTGGTCCCGCCGCTTCCCGCCGCAGCCCGAGATCCTCGCCTACCTCGACGCCTGCGTCGACCGATTCGGCCTGAGAGACAAGATCCGATTCGGTACGGAGGTGGCCACCGCCCACTGGACCGGCACCCACTGGCAGGTCACCACCACCACCGGCGCGACCCTGGCGGCCGACGTGCTGGTCCCCGCGGTCGGCCAGCTCTCCCGCCCGGTCATCCCGCGGCTGCCCGGCGACTTCGACGGCCCGGCGATGCACACCGCGGACTGGGACGCGTCGGTGCCGATCGAGGGCCGCCGGGTCGCCGTGATCGGCACCGGCGCCAGCGCGATCCAGCTGGTCCCGGCGATCGCGGGGGTCGCCGCGCACGTCACGGTCTTCCAGCGGAGCGCGCCCTGGACGCTGCCCAAACCGGACCGCCGCTACGGCCGGATCCGCAGCGGCCTGTACCGATCGATCCCGTCGGCGATGGGCGCCGCGCGCGCCGGAACGTGGCTGATGACCGTGGTCACCGGCCTCGCCGTCACCGGCAACCGGGCCGCGATCGCGCTCCTGCGCGGCGTCTCCCGCACCCAGCGCCGCTGGCAGGTCCGCGATCCGGAGCTGCGCCGCAAGGTCACCCCGGACGAGCCGATGGGCTGCAAACGGGTCCTGTTCACCAACGCCTGGCTGCCCACCCTGGCCCGCCCGGACGTCGACCTGGTCACCGAGAAGATCATCGCGGTGACCCCGACCGGCATCCGGACCGCCGACGGCGTGGAGCACCCGGTCGACGTGCTGGTCTACGGCACCGGCTTCGCGGCCACCGAGTTCCTCGTCCCGATCAAGGTCACCGGCCGGGACGGCGCCTCGCTCGACACCGTGTGGCAGGACGGCGCGCACGCCTACCTCGGCATGGCGGTCCCCGGTTTCCCCAACATGTTCCTGGTCTACGGCCCGAACACGAACACCGGCAACACCTCGGTGGTCTTCTTCCACGAGTCCCAGGCCCGCTGGATCACCCAGGCCGTCCGTCATCTTTCTCAAGATCAAAACCCGCTTGAGGTACGGCCGGAGACCGCGGCCGCCTACGACGACGAGCTCCAGACCCGCCTCGCCGGAAGTGTCTGGACCGCCTGCCAGAGCTGGTACCGCACGCCCAGCGGCCGCATCGTCACCAACTGGCCCGGCATGGCCACCGAATACCGCCGCCGGACCGCCCGCCTGCGCCCCGCTGACTTCCGCGCCGCCTCACCCGAATAG